One region of Tumebacillus amylolyticus genomic DNA includes:
- a CDS encoding MDR family MFS transporter — translation MNATKQSKLGFVVAGLLLGILMAAMDNTIVATSIGTIVSDLGGLDKFVWVTSAYMVASMAGMPIFGKLSDMYGRKRFFIFGLIVFLAGSMLCGIAQSIEQLAIYRAIQGIGGGALMPISFTIMFDLFPPQARGKMSGLFGAVFGTSSVFGPLLGAWITENISWHWVFYINVPIGIVSLFLIASFYKESMQHTKQSIDWIGAITLVGAVVCLMFGLEFGGNQYAWDSAQIISLFAGFAVLFIAFLFAETKAKEPIISFAMFKRRTFATSNAVGFFYGASFIVATVYIPIFVQGVLGGSATNSGLILLPMTVGSVAAAQVGGFLATKFPYRNVMTISALIMLAGIYLLGTLATDTTRGMLTVYMILTGFGVGFSFSILSMSAIEGFSMRERGSASSTNTFMRTLGMTLSVTVFGIVQRNLFSDKMTEAFAGMGAAQSGNSFGNDPRALLSPELRSHIPPQILDKITEALSSSIAHTFLWTLIPAVLALVFVLMMGKARLDRGQAAATPQTKPQA, via the coding sequence ATGAACGCAACCAAACAAAGCAAGCTCGGCTTCGTTGTCGCCGGCCTCTTGCTTGGGATCTTGATGGCTGCGATGGACAACACCATCGTCGCAACCTCCATCGGGACCATCGTTTCAGACCTCGGCGGCCTCGACAAGTTCGTCTGGGTTACCTCGGCGTATATGGTCGCTTCGATGGCCGGCATGCCGATATTCGGTAAATTGTCCGATATGTACGGACGCAAGCGGTTCTTTATCTTTGGCCTGATCGTGTTCCTCGCGGGTTCGATGCTTTGCGGCATCGCCCAAAGCATTGAGCAACTCGCCATCTACCGTGCGATCCAAGGGATCGGCGGCGGTGCGCTGATGCCGATCTCGTTCACGATTATGTTCGACCTGTTCCCGCCGCAAGCTCGCGGCAAGATGTCCGGTCTGTTCGGCGCCGTCTTCGGCACATCCTCCGTATTTGGCCCGCTGCTCGGCGCGTGGATCACGGAGAACATTTCGTGGCACTGGGTCTTTTACATCAACGTTCCGATCGGGATCGTCTCGCTGTTCCTGATTGCGTCCTTCTACAAAGAGTCGATGCAACACACCAAGCAAAGCATCGACTGGATCGGTGCGATTACGCTGGTGGGTGCAGTAGTTTGCCTCATGTTCGGTCTGGAATTCGGCGGCAACCAATACGCGTGGGATTCCGCGCAGATCATCTCTCTGTTTGCCGGGTTTGCCGTTCTGTTCATCGCGTTCCTGTTCGCGGAGACCAAAGCGAAGGAACCGATCATCTCGTTTGCGATGTTCAAACGCCGCACGTTTGCGACGTCGAACGCAGTCGGCTTCTTCTACGGAGCTTCGTTTATCGTGGCGACCGTCTACATCCCGATCTTCGTTCAGGGCGTGCTCGGCGGTTCGGCGACCAACTCCGGTCTGATTCTGTTGCCGATGACCGTCGGGAGCGTCGCCGCCGCGCAAGTGGGCGGTTTCCTCGCTACCAAGTTCCCGTACCGCAACGTCATGACGATTTCGGCGCTGATCATGTTGGCCGGGATCTATCTGCTCGGCACGCTTGCGACCGATACGACTCGCGGCATGCTGACGGTCTACATGATCCTGACCGGCTTTGGCGTCGGCTTCTCGTTCTCGATTCTCAGCATGTCCGCCATCGAGGGCTTCTCGATGCGTGAACGCGGTTCGGCGAGCTCGACCAACACGTTCATGCGGACGCTCGGCATGACGCTTTCTGTCACCGTCTTCGGGATTGTGCAACGCAACCTGTTCTCCGACAAAATGACAGAAGCTTTCGCGGGCATGGGTGCTGCACAGTCCGGCAACTCCTTCGGCAACGACCCGCGCGCGCTGCTCTCTCCGGAATTGCGCTCGCACATCCCGCCGCAAATCCTCGACAAAATCACAGAAGCCCTCTCGTCGTCGATCGCCCACACGTTCCTGTGGACGCTGATCCCGGCTGTATTGGCTCTGGTCTTCGTCCTGATGATGGGCAAAGCCCGTCTCGACCGCGGTCAGGCAGCGGCAACTCCTCAAACCAAACCGCAAGCATAA
- a CDS encoding SCO family protein gives MNTIKKHWFTFVAAFLVLLVLGGIGYWFWYGHSRLDVIDKPPDFTLQNLDAKPVSMHSMAGKVRVVEFFYANCPDICPLTTANMVTLQKQLKAKGLFGSDVEFVSISFDPERDSPEVLRAYADRMGIDQSGWVILRGTEEQTNKVANDYGLLLEKNADGSFTHSTRSLFLMDRNNNVRGQYLMGNEMPTDKVLDDIENLVQDKFKP, from the coding sequence ATGAACACCATCAAGAAACACTGGTTCACTTTCGTCGCCGCCTTTCTCGTGCTCCTCGTCCTCGGCGGGATCGGCTATTGGTTCTGGTACGGCCATTCCCGTCTCGACGTGATCGACAAGCCGCCGGACTTCACGTTGCAAAACCTCGACGCCAAGCCCGTCTCCATGCACAGCATGGCAGGCAAAGTGCGGGTCGTGGAGTTTTTCTATGCGAACTGCCCGGACATCTGCCCGTTGACCACGGCGAACATGGTCACGTTGCAGAAGCAACTCAAAGCCAAGGGATTGTTTGGGAGCGATGTCGAGTTCGTCTCGATCTCGTTTGACCCGGAGCGCGACTCTCCCGAAGTGTTGCGCGCATACGCCGACCGCATGGGCATCGACCAGTCCGGTTGGGTGATCTTGCGCGGGACGGAGGAGCAGACCAACAAAGTCGCCAACGACTACGGCCTGTTGCTTGAGAAAAACGCAGACGGCTCCTTCACGCACTCCACCCGCTCGCTGTTCCTCATGGACCGCAACAACAACGTGCGGGGTCAGTACTTGATGGGCAACGAGATGCCGACCGACAAAGTCCTCGACGACATCGAGAACCTCGTCCAAGACAAGTTCAAGCCCTAG
- a CDS encoding phosphatase PAP2 family protein codes for MNYELFQWINNLTVDAPAWLSDSLVFLADKVEYLYIVLLLLLWFLGTGAAKTENRRTSLYTFLAAMGGFLLSYIIAKLYTHPRPFMVHDVHQLIPHAPENSFPSDHATLAFVFAWMLWIRKRSWGYVLLPLAIVVGFARVYGGVHYPMDIVGGAVVAGVATWVVLRLTRLWEPLIQLTTKVSKNFTSQG; via the coding sequence GTGAACTATGAATTGTTCCAATGGATCAACAATTTGACCGTGGATGCACCGGCATGGCTGTCCGACTCACTGGTCTTCTTGGCGGACAAAGTCGAATACCTGTACATCGTCCTGCTGCTTCTCCTCTGGTTCCTCGGCACTGGGGCGGCGAAGACGGAAAACCGTCGCACGTCGCTGTATACGTTCTTGGCTGCGATGGGCGGTTTCCTGCTCTCGTACATCATCGCGAAACTGTACACGCACCCGCGCCCGTTCATGGTGCATGACGTGCACCAACTCATCCCGCACGCGCCGGAGAACTCGTTCCCGAGCGACCATGCGACCCTCGCGTTTGTTTTCGCTTGGATGCTCTGGATTCGCAAGCGTTCGTGGGGCTATGTCTTGCTGCCGCTCGCCATCGTCGTCGGATTCGCCCGCGTCTACGGCGGCGTCCACTACCCGATGGACATCGTCGGCGGCGCTGTGGTGGCAGGGGTGGCAACTTGGGTCGTTCTGCGTCTCACCCGTTTGTGGGAACCGCTGATCCAACTCACGACGAAGGTCTCCAAGAACTTCACCTCGCAGGGCTAA
- a CDS encoding DUF2935 domain-containing protein, which translates to MHLTYGTKMPMRLLDEVEFWKRQENEHTVVIATLSPDLEPQFKEALKHWGEAFAQVDGLATRYLETIVRSGDHVSEYNRKCVIHLVDFALHQSQHFIQFLHVLKSTSKAPSLNNPVVVTVLDHIRRESEYFIGASEGVLHKK; encoded by the coding sequence ATGCATCTCACGTACGGAACGAAAATGCCCATGCGGCTTTTGGATGAGGTGGAGTTTTGGAAACGGCAGGAGAATGAACATACGGTGGTCATCGCGACCTTGTCTCCTGATTTGGAACCCCAGTTCAAGGAAGCGTTGAAACACTGGGGCGAAGCGTTCGCGCAAGTCGACGGCTTGGCGACCCGCTATCTGGAAACCATCGTCCGAAGCGGCGACCACGTGTCCGAGTACAACCGCAAATGCGTTATCCATCTGGTCGATTTCGCCCTGCACCAAAGTCAACATTTCATCCAGTTCCTGCATGTTTTGAAATCCACATCCAAAGCCCCGAGTCTCAACAACCCGGTCGTGGTCACCGTCCTCGATCACATCCGCCGCGAGTCGGAGTATTTCATCGGAGCGTCAGAAGGCGTGCTTCACAAAAAGTAA
- a CDS encoding dioxygenase family protein — translation MMPTFFLGHGSPMIAIEESPYVEFLQRLVSSLERRPKAVVLFSAHWEAVTQQISRLERYSTIYDFGGFPDALYQIKYEAPGDIALADEIADLLQQAGISSIHNPTRGLDHGAWVPLRHLFPEADIPVVAMSVNSRLTGDGHYLIGKALAALRAQDVLIIGSGGTVHNFSTMKFGGGPTDEWAVTFDEWVTRQIQDWNYESLANARTEHPYGAYAAPTPEHYIPLLYAMGAADETRKGTRIYDGYQLGNLSLNCWKFD, via the coding sequence ATGATGCCAACCTTCTTTCTCGGACACGGCTCTCCGATGATCGCAATCGAAGAGAGTCCTTATGTAGAGTTTCTTCAACGTCTGGTTTCTAGCCTGGAACGCCGCCCGAAGGCTGTCGTACTTTTTTCCGCGCACTGGGAGGCGGTGACCCAGCAGATTTCCCGTTTGGAGCGGTACAGCACGATCTACGACTTCGGCGGGTTCCCCGATGCGTTGTATCAAATTAAATACGAAGCACCGGGCGACATCGCGCTGGCCGATGAGATCGCCGACTTGCTGCAACAGGCGGGGATTTCCTCGATTCACAACCCGACGCGCGGATTGGACCACGGAGCTTGGGTTCCTTTGCGACACCTGTTCCCGGAGGCGGACATCCCGGTCGTGGCGATGTCGGTCAATTCGCGTCTCACGGGAGACGGACACTATCTCATCGGAAAAGCGCTTGCGGCCCTGCGTGCGCAAGACGTGTTGATCATCGGCAGCGGCGGCACCGTACACAATTTCAGCACGATGAAGTTCGGGGGCGGCCCGACCGATGAGTGGGCGGTGACGTTTGACGAATGGGTGACGCGACAGATTCAGGACTGGAACTACGAGTCGCTCGCCAATGCGAGAACGGAACATCCCTATGGAGCCTATGCCGCGCCGACGCCGGAGCATTACATTCCGTTGCTCTATGCGATGGGCGCCGCCGATGAGACGCGCAAAGGCACGCGAATCTATGACGGGTACCAGTTGGGGAACCTCAGCCTCAATTGTTGGAAATTCGATTAA
- a CDS encoding Ger(x)C family spore germination protein encodes MKGRASLFLALVLSMSLLTGCWDFKEVEHVIYLNALGVDYVNGKYILYAQVIDFSNLSKQEIGGGRHPEKAAIGKGIGDTFDQAAFDLYRTEQGQISWAYISGLVFSERAIKSNIPMQAIDLMRRFHEMRHTIWTFGTKESLDQLFSSTPIMNLSILYSRLTSPEEPFRQSSEIQPLYLNQVISTINESAETTLLPFLSISKTRWKMGDEPHPSMQVKGVGVILNGKYQGFVDQKDLQGVRWTSPQYRRSAIFTHRKGKPFAAVVIRKRKCIYKPILDGDKVAFDLEINVQGMMLEVCQKISEDTIRQAVVEQMEREIRESYEVGLDQKSDILNLGLQLYRQNPQAWHRLSHNAALPLSKKSLRNIRINVKIQSSGKLKL; translated from the coding sequence ATGAAAGGGCGGGCCTCGTTGTTTCTCGCTTTGGTGTTGTCCATGTCCTTGCTCACCGGTTGTTGGGACTTTAAAGAGGTCGAGCATGTTATCTATCTGAATGCACTCGGCGTGGATTATGTGAACGGAAAATACATCCTCTACGCGCAAGTCATCGACTTCTCCAATTTGAGCAAACAAGAGATCGGAGGCGGGCGGCACCCCGAAAAGGCTGCGATCGGCAAAGGGATCGGGGATACGTTTGACCAAGCGGCTTTCGACTTGTATCGCACGGAACAAGGACAAATTTCATGGGCTTACATCTCGGGGTTGGTGTTCTCGGAGCGTGCCATCAAATCGAACATCCCCATGCAAGCGATCGATCTGATGCGGCGGTTCCATGAGATGCGGCATACGATCTGGACGTTTGGGACGAAGGAATCGTTAGACCAACTCTTCTCGAGCACGCCGATTATGAACCTCTCGATCCTCTACTCCCGCTTAACGTCGCCGGAGGAACCGTTCCGCCAGAGTTCGGAGATCCAACCGTTGTATCTCAATCAGGTGATCTCCACCATCAACGAGTCTGCAGAGACGACGCTCTTGCCGTTTCTCTCCATCTCAAAAACGCGGTGGAAAATGGGGGATGAGCCTCATCCGAGTATGCAAGTCAAAGGAGTCGGCGTCATCCTCAACGGGAAATATCAAGGGTTCGTGGATCAAAAAGATTTGCAAGGAGTGCGGTGGACCTCTCCGCAGTATAGACGAAGCGCCATTTTTACGCACAGAAAGGGCAAACCGTTTGCTGCGGTGGTGATCCGGAAGCGAAAGTGTATCTACAAGCCGATTCTGGACGGGGACAAGGTGGCGTTCGACCTCGAGATCAACGTGCAGGGAATGATGTTGGAGGTCTGCCAAAAAATTTCGGAAGACACCATTCGGCAAGCGGTTGTTGAACAGATGGAACGAGAAATCCGGGAGAGCTATGAAGTGGGACTTGATCAAAAGTCTGACATCCTCAATCTCGGACTGCAATTGTACCGTCAAAACCCTCAAGCCTGGCACCGCCTGTCCCACAACGCCGCGTTGCCGCTTTCCAAAAAATCCTTGCGAAACATCCGGATCAACGTGAAAATCCAATCATCCGGCAAACTGAAACTCTAG
- a CDS encoding M15 family metallopeptidase — protein MNIFQNKLRMITTTLLLAGLCTVCLTGCSTPIKGSADKPSVTIPSTSNTGGTPDKSGGTTPSSSEPTQPAPQPDKSPTDYPHDPAKTPDSITVLVNKQSNALPDGYRPADLYDDPNLPFIFSGHDEKRLMRKPAAEALEKLFAGAKKDGILLAGVSGFRSYELQKSLFDGYVQQQGEAEARRYSAVPGHSEHQTGLAIDVSGSTGACAAENCFGDTQEAKWLAKHAYEYGFIIRYPQGKEAITGYAYESWHLRYVGLELAKTLNDKGLTMEEYFAGK, from the coding sequence ATGAACATTTTCCAGAACAAACTCCGCATGATCACCACCACGTTGTTGCTTGCCGGGCTGTGTACCGTTTGTTTGACCGGATGCTCCACGCCGATCAAGGGCTCGGCAGACAAGCCCAGCGTCACCATACCGAGCACGTCGAACACGGGGGGCACCCCTGACAAAAGCGGCGGGACCACGCCGTCGTCGTCCGAACCGACCCAACCGGCTCCGCAGCCGGACAAGTCCCCCACCGACTATCCGCATGATCCGGCCAAGACGCCGGACTCCATCACGGTGCTCGTGAACAAACAATCAAACGCGTTGCCGGACGGCTATCGTCCTGCCGATCTCTATGACGATCCCAACCTGCCGTTCATCTTCTCCGGGCACGATGAAAAACGCCTGATGCGCAAACCCGCAGCCGAAGCGCTGGAGAAACTGTTCGCAGGTGCGAAAAAAGACGGCATCCTCCTCGCAGGAGTCTCCGGCTTCCGTTCCTATGAGTTGCAAAAATCCCTCTTCGACGGCTATGTTCAACAGCAAGGCGAGGCAGAAGCCCGCCGCTACAGCGCCGTCCCCGGTCACAGTGAGCATCAAACGGGACTTGCCATCGACGTTTCCGGCAGCACCGGAGCGTGTGCCGCCGAAAATTGCTTCGGCGATACGCAGGAAGCGAAATGGCTTGCCAAGCACGCCTACGAGTACGGGTTCATCATCCGCTACCCGCAAGGCAAGGAAGCCATCACGGGGTACGCCTACGAATCGTGGCACCTCCGCTATGTCGGTCTTGAACTCGCCAAGACCCTCAACGACAAGGGCCTGACGATGGAAGAATACTTCGCCGGGAAGTAG
- a CDS encoding DUF2062 domain-containing protein, which yields MPLRERFARLKRWLKYKYLQLLRAKGGPSKVAMGFSIGLAIEMFTLPTFGLAALLIIPAVYLLRGSLPAALLGFLFGKIIYLPMAFLNRKIGALIVPDNLLAGVRFHHLHWLNHFIHIIDEALDLIVGGMIVGAALGLIAYYPVRKLLQIYMERRLEKRKHRKRPHEEDKEHAISSE from the coding sequence ATGCCTTTACGTGAACGTTTTGCGCGCTTAAAGCGATGGCTGAAATACAAGTACTTGCAACTGCTCCGAGCGAAGGGCGGACCTTCGAAAGTCGCGATGGGGTTCTCCATCGGGCTTGCCATTGAGATGTTCACGTTACCGACGTTCGGACTTGCGGCATTGTTGATTATCCCGGCTGTGTATCTGTTGCGCGGCTCTTTGCCCGCCGCTCTGCTCGGCTTTCTGTTTGGTAAGATCATTTACCTTCCGATGGCGTTCCTCAACCGCAAAATCGGTGCGTTGATCGTCCCGGACAACTTACTCGCAGGGGTGCGATTTCACCACTTACATTGGCTGAACCACTTCATCCACATCATCGACGAAGCGCTCGACCTCATCGTCGGGGGCATGATCGTGGGGGCGGCGCTCGGGTTGATCGCGTACTACCCGGTTCGCAAACTGCTTCAGATCTACATGGAGCGCCGACTTGAGAAACGCAAGCATCGCAAGCGTCCTCATGAGGAAGACAAGGAACACGCCATTTCAAGCGAATAA
- a CDS encoding spore germination protein, which translates to MESNLRAWFQSSSDVEFKTMRLGSVLRQQSLLLVYCNGLVDERQINQALLPNLLAAFRDTPPQTPEELEVGKPLLMTKVPDPSAKDEVVRAVFEGNLLLVFQDLNALYTVNIAKLPSRKPDEPSTEISIRGARDGFVEEINVNVGLIRKRLPTNTMFCESFTIGTRSKTKVALLFLEDVANPTVVEQIREKLKNLQIDAIQTSQQLEEYLAEGKRALFPLFTYTGRPDFASMSIENGRVALLVDGSPTAIIAPVSLFFLLQGSSDSTTMFQFVGFQRFMRVVGLCISLLLPAFWVSLNGYHQDQLPYTLLATIVVSRQGVPMPAPIEALLVILLFELFREAGLRLPATVGQTLSVVGGLIIGQAAISAGLTSPSLLVIVATSSVASFILGNQDLSGTIRLLNMAFVMMSSVFGMFGFFVSWFALLLYLVNLRSFGVPYLAPVSPVAFPDLRRMFWPAPFGTSKKRPQVLHTQNEKRLEEEPE; encoded by the coding sequence ATGGAATCGAACTTGCGAGCTTGGTTTCAGTCGAGCTCCGACGTGGAGTTTAAAACGATGCGGTTGGGAAGCGTTTTGCGGCAACAATCTCTGTTGCTGGTGTATTGCAACGGGTTGGTGGATGAGCGGCAGATCAACCAAGCCCTCTTGCCCAATTTGCTTGCGGCGTTTCGTGACACACCGCCCCAAACTCCGGAGGAGTTGGAAGTGGGGAAGCCGTTGCTGATGACGAAAGTCCCCGACCCTTCTGCCAAGGACGAGGTGGTTCGTGCCGTTTTCGAAGGCAACTTGCTCTTGGTGTTTCAAGATTTGAATGCCCTGTATACGGTCAACATCGCAAAGCTTCCCTCGCGCAAACCGGACGAGCCCAGCACCGAAATTTCCATCCGGGGAGCTCGTGACGGGTTCGTGGAAGAGATCAACGTGAACGTCGGCCTGATTCGCAAGCGACTGCCTACCAACACGATGTTCTGTGAATCGTTCACCATCGGGACGCGCTCCAAAACCAAAGTCGCCCTGCTGTTTCTGGAAGACGTCGCCAATCCCACGGTTGTCGAACAGATTCGGGAGAAGCTCAAAAACCTACAGATCGACGCCATCCAAACGTCGCAACAATTGGAAGAGTATTTGGCGGAGGGCAAGCGGGCTTTGTTTCCGCTGTTCACGTATACAGGGCGACCCGATTTTGCCTCGATGTCGATTGAAAACGGGAGGGTGGCCCTGTTGGTCGACGGGTCGCCCACCGCCATCATCGCGCCGGTCTCTCTGTTTTTTCTGCTGCAAGGATCGTCCGACTCGACGACGATGTTTCAATTTGTGGGATTTCAGCGCTTCATGCGGGTGGTTGGGCTCTGCATCTCGCTGTTGCTGCCGGCGTTCTGGGTTTCGCTGAACGGCTATCACCAAGACCAACTGCCGTACACGCTGCTGGCGACCATCGTCGTCTCGCGCCAAGGGGTGCCGATGCCGGCCCCGATCGAGGCGTTGCTCGTCATCTTGCTGTTTGAACTGTTTCGGGAAGCCGGGCTTCGTTTGCCCGCGACCGTAGGGCAGACGCTTTCGGTCGTGGGCGGCTTGATCATTGGACAAGCGGCGATCAGTGCCGGATTGACCTCGCCGAGTTTGTTGGTCATTGTCGCCACGTCGTCGGTGGCAAGTTTTATCTTGGGCAATCAGGACTTGTCCGGTACAATTCGTCTGCTCAACATGGCCTTTGTAATGATGTCGTCCGTATTCGGGATGTTCGGGTTCTTCGTGAGCTGGTTCGCGTTGCTTCTGTATCTGGTGAATTTGCGCTCGTTTGGCGTCCCCTATCTCGCTCCGGTGTCTCCCGTCGCGTTCCCCGACTTGCGCCGCATGTTTTGGCCGGCCCCGTTCGGAACTTCGAAGAAACGACCGCAAGTGCTTCACACGCAAAATGAGAAACGCTTGGAGGAGGAACCGGAATGA
- the helD gene encoding RNA polymerase recycling motor HelD, with amino-acid sequence MTILQHPDYANERTRLEATKEYIGLVLTESERNEDAFRADIKDAYARLNSLDGSEGYIALLTSARFLDMTRQNLRQLQQVQSKPYFCRIDVKPENYDQIQPLYIGKASLFRPDTQEPVIVDWRSPIANVYYEGRIGPISYETETGTEHGELFRKRQYTIDGGELHDFRDLDITTRDELLQESLGGSADSRLKDIVSTIQEEQNRVIRAEMYRPMIVQGAAGSGKTTIALHRIAYLIYTYGDKFNPDQFMILAPHQLFLKYIADVLPELGVEAVKQTTYLDFVFEGMGKKLKLTDPNERLYQFLEGGDNVDHLRFVSRFKGSLEYKQGIDAYLDALTLRMLPKEDFKLAKHVICKYQEIRKFFREDYVRLPIYKRVEKIKKILQDRLKAKKKEIFQHIIDHYDNEIDQAFIMYKDPEKRRTNVVKLMDTKEDLLKKVEARSKTLVKDFMAKFPKQTLVAHYREFLQGLPASEEIGFLQAHTFALLDKKKMELEDTAALLYLQHKLFGLLAEFKIRNLVIDEAQDYSVFQLLALKEVLGSDMFTILGDLSQGIHSYRGVESWDKVLDAVFPSGNCNYLVLEQSYRTTVEIMNLANRVIVHSQTPGLVLAKPVVRHGDEPRQEVFTEESDLIARVLSDVEQLKAQGMNSIAVIGKTMAECQRIKQGIDKHGTSLNVHVLDEKEDYGGTDLVIVPAYVVKGLEFDAVFIVNLQEEYTAEELDVKLLYVAMTRPLHRMAVYSMEGKTGLLDMI; translated from the coding sequence ATGACGATTTTGCAACATCCGGATTACGCAAATGAACGGACTCGATTGGAAGCGACGAAGGAATACATCGGGCTGGTTCTGACGGAGAGCGAGCGCAACGAAGATGCGTTTCGCGCCGACATCAAGGACGCGTATGCCCGCTTGAACTCTTTGGACGGTTCGGAGGGATATATCGCCCTGCTGACCTCGGCACGGTTCTTGGACATGACACGGCAAAACTTGCGCCAACTGCAACAAGTGCAGAGCAAGCCGTACTTCTGCCGAATCGATGTGAAGCCGGAGAACTACGACCAGATCCAACCTCTCTACATCGGCAAAGCGTCGCTGTTCCGCCCCGATACCCAAGAGCCGGTCATCGTGGACTGGCGCTCGCCGATTGCCAACGTCTACTACGAGGGACGCATCGGGCCGATTTCCTACGAGACGGAAACGGGTACGGAGCACGGGGAATTGTTCCGCAAGCGGCAGTATACGATCGACGGCGGGGAGTTGCACGACTTCCGCGACCTCGACATCACCACGCGTGACGAACTGCTCCAAGAGTCGCTGGGCGGCAGTGCCGACTCTCGACTGAAAGACATCGTCTCCACCATCCAAGAGGAACAAAACCGCGTCATCCGCGCCGAGATGTACCGCCCGATGATCGTCCAAGGGGCGGCCGGCAGCGGCAAGACGACCATCGCTCTGCACCGCATCGCCTACCTCATCTACACCTACGGGGACAAGTTCAACCCCGACCAATTCATGATCTTGGCACCCCATCAACTGTTCTTGAAATACATCGCCGACGTGCTGCCGGAACTCGGGGTCGAAGCGGTCAAACAGACGACCTACCTCGATTTCGTGTTTGAAGGCATGGGCAAAAAACTCAAACTCACCGATCCCAACGAACGCCTCTACCAGTTTCTCGAAGGAGGCGACAACGTTGACCACCTGCGGTTCGTCTCGCGCTTCAAGGGGTCTCTGGAATACAAGCAGGGAATAGACGCCTACCTCGACGCCCTAACGCTTCGGATGCTCCCCAAGGAAGACTTCAAACTCGCCAAGCACGTCATCTGCAAGTACCAAGAGATCCGCAAGTTCTTCCGCGAAGATTACGTGCGTCTGCCGATCTACAAACGGGTGGAGAAGATCAAGAAGATCTTGCAAGACCGCTTGAAAGCGAAGAAAAAGGAAATCTTCCAACACATCATCGACCACTACGACAACGAGATCGACCAAGCGTTCATCATGTACAAAGACCCGGAGAAGCGCCGCACCAACGTCGTCAAACTGATGGACACCAAGGAAGACCTCCTGAAAAAAGTCGAAGCCCGCTCCAAGACGCTGGTCAAAGACTTCATGGCGAAGTTCCCCAAGCAGACCTTGGTCGCGCACTACCGCGAGTTCCTGCAAGGGCTGCCGGCCTCGGAGGAGATCGGGTTCTTGCAAGCGCACACCTTCGCCCTGCTCGACAAAAAGAAAATGGAGCTCGAAGACACCGCCGCTCTGCTCTACCTGCAACACAAGCTGTTCGGACTGCTCGCCGAGTTCAAGATTCGCAACCTCGTCATTGACGAAGCGCAAGACTACAGCGTGTTCCAACTGCTGGCACTCAAAGAAGTGCTGGGTTCCGACATGTTCACCATCCTCGGCGACCTCTCGCAAGGGATTCACTCCTATCGCGGGGTGGAGAGTTGGGACAAGGTCCTCGACGCCGTGTTCCCGAGCGGGAACTGCAACTACCTCGTGTTGGAGCAGAGTTACCGGACCACCGTGGAGATCATGAACCTCGCCAACCGCGTCATCGTCCATTCGCAAACACCGGGTCTCGTGCTTGCCAAGCCTGTCGTGCGGCATGGAGACGAGCCGCGTCAGGAAGTGTTCACCGAGGAGAGCGACTTGATCGCCCGCGTGCTCTCCGACGTGGAGCAGTTGAAAGCGCAGGGCATGAACTCCATCGCCGTCATCGGCAAGACGATGGCCGAATGCCAACGGATCAAGCAAGGCATCGACAAGCACGGAACCTCGCTGAACGTCCACGTCCTCGACGAAAAAGAAGACTACGGCGGCACCGACCTCGTCATCGTACCTGCCTACGTCGTCAAAGGCTTGGAGTTCGACGCCGTGTTCATCGTGAATCTGCAAGAGGAGTACACCGCAGAGGAACTCGACGTCAAACTCCTCTACGTCGCCATGACCCGCCCGTTGCACCGCATGGCCGTCTATTCGATGGAAGGCAAGACGGGACTGCTGGACATGATTTAA
- a CDS encoding c-type cytochrome: MNTSRSLLLGLTLLTAGVLVGCSGATKDTDVVLVDKESNGYKTFQNSCAGCHGQNLEGRAGPNLQHIGMKLDADKLTKQIQNGGPGMPAFANKLDQTQISELAAWLAKQQ; encoded by the coding sequence ATGAACACCTCTCGCTCTCTCCTGCTCGGGCTGACCCTGCTGACGGCAGGCGTCCTCGTCGGCTGTTCCGGTGCCACCAAGGACACGGACGTCGTGCTCGTGGACAAGGAGTCCAATGGATACAAAACGTTCCAAAACTCGTGTGCCGGTTGCCACGGTCAGAACTTGGAAGGTCGTGCCGGCCCGAACTTGCAACACATCGGCATGAAACTCGACGCCGACAAACTCACCAAGCAAATTCAAAACGGCGGTCCCGGCATGCCCGCGTTCGCCAACAAACTCGACCAAACCCAAATCTCCGAACTCGCCGCTTGGCTGGCGAAGCAACAATAG